From a single Apium graveolens cultivar Ventura chromosome 2, ASM990537v1, whole genome shotgun sequence genomic region:
- the LOC141695935 gene encoding uncharacterized protein LOC141695935 produces MEKLVYALILVARKLRPYFQAHRIEVHTAYPLKHILHKPESSGRMLKWEIELGQFNLEYCPRTTIKGHALADFILEFDSEVDDKAIVLAEPSLQGNSPVDEREELPHPWWILHVDGVMNNSGAGAGIVLVTPEGHHLMSSIHFKFYITNNDAEYEALINGLKIALEVGVVNLIARSDSELVVNQVNGGFQARGPRTELYIRCAQRLLEKFGSARIEGVPREENSKADALEKMGSQMDSIQLG; encoded by the coding sequence ATGGAGAAATTGGTGTACGCCCTTATCCTTGTAGCACGAAAGTTAAGACCATATTTTCAGGCTCACCGAATTGAGGTCCACACCGCTTATCCACTTAAACATATTCTGCACAAACCTGAATCGTCGGGAAGAATGTTGAAGTGGGAAATAGAGCTAGGACAATTTAATTTGGAATACTGTCCTCGCACGACAATTAAAGGACATGCGTTGGCTGATTTCATACTTGAGTTTGATTCTGAGGTAGACGACAAGGCCATAGTGTTGGCAGAACCTTCCTTACAAGGAAATTCTCCTGTTGATGAAAGGGAGGAACTCCCACACCCTTGGTGGATCTTACATGTTGATGGAGTCATGAATAACAGTGGAGCAGGCGCCGGGATTGTCTTAGTCACCCCGGAAGGGCATCATTTGATGAGTTCCATCCATTTCAAGTTTTATATCACCAAtaatgatgctgagtatgaagctTTGATCAATGGTCTGAAAATAGCTTTGGAAGTGGGGGTGGTGAATTTAATAGCTCGTAGTGACTCTGAGTTAGTTGTAAATCAAGTCAACGGAGGTTTCCAAGCCCGGGGACCCCGGACGGAGTTATATATAAGATGTGCGCAACGTCTATTGGAGAAGTTTGGAAGTGCCAGGATAGAGGGcgttccaagggaggaaaatagTAAGGCAGATGCTTTGGAAAAGATGGGTTCACAAATGGATAGTATCCAACTTGGATAA